A genome region from Acidobacteriota bacterium includes the following:
- the coxB gene encoding cytochrome c oxidase subunit II, which translates to MVASSFWLPEQMSTIAERVDADWDLVFWISTFFFFLVVGLMFYFVFRYRSKPGGKASSNVTHHTALEVFWTVIPCLLVVVLFWQSYKTYLHMTVPPDGAYEIQVTGQKWNWLFTYPNGWVDGDLHVWVGEPVTLILSSEDVIHALYVPESRLKLDVVPGRYRKMWFEPTKAGEFDIYCAEYCGTEHSSMMSKLVVHESRDAFDVWMADASNLHDKFPPAEVGALLYNKFGCKQCHSIDGTAGIAPTFTGLYGSRETLTTGESILVDENYVRESILEPKAKVTAGFDPVMPTFQGRFNDDDINAIIAYLKTLEQE; encoded by the coding sequence ATGGTTGCCTCAAGCTTCTGGCTGCCGGAACAGATGTCGACCATCGCGGAACGGGTCGACGCCGACTGGGACCTGGTCTTCTGGATCAGTACCTTCTTCTTCTTCCTGGTCGTCGGCCTGATGTTCTATTTCGTCTTCCGCTACCGGTCGAAGCCGGGCGGGAAGGCGTCCTCCAACGTCACCCATCACACCGCACTCGAGGTGTTCTGGACCGTGATCCCGTGCCTCCTGGTCGTGGTCCTGTTCTGGCAGAGCTACAAGACCTACCTACATATGACCGTGCCGCCGGATGGCGCGTACGAGATCCAGGTCACCGGTCAGAAATGGAACTGGTTGTTTACCTATCCCAACGGTTGGGTCGATGGCGATCTGCATGTCTGGGTCGGCGAGCCGGTCACCTTGATCCTGTCGTCCGAGGATGTGATCCACGCACTTTACGTCCCGGAGTCCCGGCTCAAGCTGGATGTGGTGCCGGGTCGCTATCGAAAGATGTGGTTCGAGCCGACCAAAGCGGGTGAATTCGACATCTATTGTGCCGAGTACTGCGGTACCGAGCACTCGTCGATGATGTCCAAGCTAGTGGTCCACGAGTCGCGAGACGCCTTCGACGTGTGGATGGCCGACGCCTCAAACCTTCACGATAAATTCCCACCGGCAGAAGTCGGTGCGTTGCTCTACAACAAGTTCGGGTGCAAGCAGTGTCACTCGATCGACGGCACCGCCGGTATTGCACCGACGTTTACCGGGTTGTACGGAAGTCGGGAAACACTCACCACCGGGGAATCCATCCTGGTCGACGAGAATTACGTCCGGGAGTCGATCCTCGAACCCAAGGCCAAGGTGACGGCAGGCTTCGATCCTGTCATGCCGACGTTTCAGGGACGATTCAATGACGATGACATCAACGCCATCATCGCGTACCTGAAGACGCTAGAGCAGGAGTGA
- a CDS encoding SCO family protein — MRFLLAIAILCSVLSPVMAQVAGEIPPHLRSVDVDEKLDQLVPLNAQFVDERGRPVQLGDYFEDERPVVLVMAYYRCPMLCSLVLDGLVDVLGDLEGQPGKDYQILTVSIDPTESPTLAQSKRQTYLRALGRPGADEGWHFLTGRKEQIDAVADAIGFRYRYVEDRGEYAHPALLTVLTPEGKISRYLYGVKWEPDTVRLSLVEASNGAIGTTVERILLSCYGYDATEGRYGPVAMKIMRTGGVLTVIVFGLVLISFWLRERSGAKRTPPVPITLGERNV; from the coding sequence ATGAGATTCCTCCTCGCCATCGCGATCCTGTGTAGCGTCCTGTCGCCGGTCATGGCCCAGGTCGCAGGGGAGATCCCTCCCCATCTGCGCAGCGTCGATGTCGACGAGAAGCTGGATCAGCTTGTTCCCCTGAACGCGCAGTTCGTCGATGAGCGCGGACGGCCGGTTCAACTGGGGGACTACTTCGAGGACGAGCGGCCGGTGGTACTGGTCATGGCCTACTACCGCTGTCCCATGCTCTGCTCTCTGGTCCTTGATGGACTTGTCGACGTGCTGGGTGATCTGGAGGGGCAGCCCGGGAAGGACTATCAGATCCTCACCGTCAGTATCGACCCCACCGAGTCGCCCACCCTGGCCCAATCCAAGCGGCAGACGTATCTCCGCGCGCTGGGGCGTCCGGGGGCCGACGAGGGTTGGCACTTCCTGACCGGCCGCAAGGAGCAGATCGACGCGGTGGCCGATGCCATCGGCTTTCGCTATCGCTACGTCGAGGATCGCGGGGAATACGCCCATCCGGCGTTGCTGACGGTGCTGACCCCCGAGGGCAAGATCTCGCGTTACCTCTACGGGGTCAAATGGGAACCGGACACCGTGCGGTTGTCGCTGGTGGAGGCGTCTAACGGGGCCATCGGCACGACGGTCGAGCGAATCCTGCTCTCCTGCTACGGTTACGATGCCACCGAGGGTCGCTACGGCCCGGTTGCCATGAAGATCATGCGTACCGGCGGCGTGCTGACCGTGATCGTTTTTGGACTCGTGCTTATTTCCTTCTGGCTCCGTGAGCGAAGCGGCGCCAAGAGAACGCCCCCCGTGCCGATCACGCTGGGCGAGAGGAACGTCTGA
- a CDS encoding cytochrome c oxidase subunit 3 family protein — protein MSDTQQSGHGEHDHPSFLQHHFETPEQQADATKFGMWLFLATEILLFGGLFCAYAIYRANHPEVFMYAHQFLDKNLGAINTVVLLVSSLTMAWGVRAAQLNQQKLLKILLTLTLLGGFGFMGIKSVEYKSKFDHGTLWGKKYQSQAHHGDAATESHEAAESHDAVADDHAADLSGDVSGFVAEVSTVARAADAPRGLAESHGEDSHEIPEPSKAPIFFGIYFLMTGLHGLHVLIGMGAISWLLYRSAKGHFSSAYYTPVDLVGLYWHLVDLIWIFLFPLLYLIH, from the coding sequence ATGTCCGATACCCAACAGAGTGGCCACGGCGAGCACGACCACCCGTCGTTCTTGCAGCACCACTTCGAGACACCGGAGCAACAGGCCGACGCCACCAAGTTCGGCATGTGGCTGTTTCTCGCCACAGAGATCCTGTTGTTCGGCGGACTGTTCTGTGCCTATGCGATCTATCGGGCCAACCACCCCGAAGTGTTCATGTACGCCCATCAGTTCCTCGACAAGAACCTGGGTGCCATCAACACCGTGGTGTTGCTCGTCTCCAGCCTGACGATGGCCTGGGGTGTTCGCGCGGCCCAGTTGAACCAGCAGAAGCTCCTCAAGATCCTGCTGACCCTGACGCTCCTCGGTGGCTTTGGCTTCATGGGCATCAAGAGCGTCGAGTACAAGTCCAAGTTCGATCACGGGACGCTGTGGGGCAAGAAGTACCAGTCCCAGGCACACCACGGCGATGCGGCCACCGAGTCGCACGAAGCCGCCGAGAGCCACGACGCCGTCGCCGACGATCACGCCGCGGATCTGAGCGGAGATGTGAGCGGATTTGTCGCCGAGGTCTCGACGGTGGCCCGAGCCGCGGACGCGCCACGGGGGCTTGCCGAGAGTCACGGCGAGGATAGCCACGAGATACCGGAGCCCAGCAAGGCACCGATCTTCTTCGGCATCTATTTCCTGATGACCGGTCTGCACGGGCTTCACGTCCTGATCGGCATGGGCGCCATCTCGTGGCTGCTCTATCGCTCGGCGAAGGGTCACTTCTCCAGCGCGTACTACACGCCGGTCGATCTTGTCGGGCTCTACTGGCATCTCGTCGATCTGATCTGGATCTTCCTCTTCCCACTCCTCTACCTGATCCACTAG
- a CDS encoding YbaN family protein — translation MSQEPLQMTPLTTPVRWLYIGLGLVLVGVGVVGIFLPLLPSTVFFLGASCFFARSSPRLQRKLLQHPQVGPMVQMAHGRAMPRRAKVLTLAAMWSAILLSSWLSPGWILPLVAVGLGMIGSAVILYWIRTVPVTAARSLQQR, via the coding sequence ATGAGCCAGGAACCCCTACAGATGACGCCTCTGACGACCCCCGTGCGTTGGCTGTACATCGGGTTGGGATTGGTCCTGGTGGGTGTCGGGGTGGTCGGGATCTTCCTCCCGCTCTTGCCGTCGACAGTCTTCTTCCTGGGGGCGTCGTGCTTCTTCGCCCGCAGCTCTCCGCGCTTACAGCGGAAACTACTTCAGCATCCACAAGTCGGACCGATGGTCCAGATGGCCCACGGTCGGGCGATGCCGCGGCGGGCCAAGGTGCTCACGCTGGCGGCGATGTGGAGCGCGATCCTCTTGAGCAGCTGGCTGTCGCCGGGTTGGATCCTTCCGCTGGTGGCGGTGGGGCTGGGGATGATCGGTAGCGCGGTGATTCTCTACTGGATTCGGACGGTGCCCGTCACCGCTGCACGCTCACTGCAACAACGATAA
- a CDS encoding cytochrome C oxidase subunit IV family protein, producing MSQSEAHSHENVVGHVVPLKLLFGILGTLLFLTFVTVAITWFDLGPFNLIAAMAIAVVKGSLVCLYFMHLRWDRPFNSFVLIISLVFLAVFICFVMLDSFAYQPDLIPDYAPELQR from the coding sequence ATGAGTCAATCGGAAGCCCACTCTCACGAAAACGTTGTCGGACACGTCGTCCCGCTGAAGTTGCTGTTCGGCATCCTCGGGACGTTGCTGTTTCTAACGTTCGTGACGGTCGCCATCACGTGGTTCGATCTGGGGCCCTTCAACTTGATCGCTGCAATGGCCATTGCAGTCGTCAAGGGTTCGCTGGTCTGTTTGTACTTCATGCACCTGCGTTGGGATCGACCCTTCAACTCGTTTGTCCTGATCATCTCGCTCGTTTTTCTGGCGGTCTTCATCTGCTTTGTGATGCTGGATTCGTTCGCCTACCAGCCCGATCTGATTCCGGACTACGCACCCGAACTCCAGCGGTGA
- a CDS encoding S8 family serine peptidase gives MRMRTLLFGILACATTVTFGAEFTSGRIVIKLTPEAAARAQTLPERTLPTGLPELDALRSRQEITGGYRLIRKRGAPIAAPQLFHKIGLDRIYVLELKGVDDERLQERVNELSKLPWVEYAELDYIGQVTATTPNDARFSDQWAHNNTGQSGGTVDADMDSVEAWDLGTGNASGVVAILDTGTDLDHPDLVANLLAGYDFVNDDPDPEDDHGHGTGTAGIAAARGNNSINVAGVCWNCAIMPVKVCNSFGNCPSVHIADGMIYAADNGADAISLSLATRWSQALTDATNYAFGLGSLCFASSGNSGGYFGWAPAAISSCVSVGGSTHEDDFRYNYGDHAELVAPEGVLTTWIGGGEFESFGGTSASCPHAAGLAAMLRATDPDLHVRELRYLLRMGADDQVGDPAEDTPGWDPFMGYGRANSFGSMSMIDGPWLALDRPHYVCGGDLTVALKDETAGATATVTLTGSLGTDSEMVLVTPLTLDGYYEGTIPISWAGVDGPVVLGDGKLDLEDGETVIATRGLLTADAFLECSKQICLAAVSSQPIAGDCDGDRSADPGETWQIDVIIRNLQTERFGDVSMVLESTAPSVVVIDDTHLFPSLAPVDRFSPASQLTGMIGSFTFQVLDTAAAVGTTPLHFNISGEGWVADETGCAATNFPADLEIPMNRDVGSPLITWDFDAGNSAGWTHSVAANTSFLSQCNTAAWGDDWEDLPVTDKAHSGSYSMRLGDGLVYDGNQDAGLMSLAFPLPAGGAVLGFWMWMDTEFAAPPEALDGMIVEAKQRLDTTWSYLPDATYNAINLWDDCGVFGAFPFGGTEHVRMFSGEGGLEPTVAGDTFDYEHFVDLSAFAGMQTNIRFRLGANNTNFDSSPGAWVDTITIYDPYAADSWPGVNPDNASGSDISCPTSFDLSWDAVAGAADYAVYRSEVSCEEAQQSSTPIATPAGTAFSDTTIAADVSYFYAIEAREPGTGCGSVRSCVSGGCVCLLAGDATGLVVDRSGNDVMLTWLDPGTPGVSWNVYRDPAPDPAGWGGPHASGLADADGGTAGIQYVDVGGVLAGNLSHYLVTVVNVCGESPLR, from the coding sequence ATGAGGATGAGAACGCTTCTGTTTGGGATCCTTGCCTGCGCGACGACTGTAACGTTCGGTGCCGAGTTCACCTCCGGCCGCATCGTCATCAAGCTGACGCCCGAAGCAGCCGCCCGCGCTCAGACGCTTCCGGAGCGTACCCTACCGACCGGACTCCCCGAACTCGACGCGCTGCGTAGCCGGCAGGAGATCACCGGCGGGTACCGCTTGATTCGCAAGCGGGGAGCGCCCATTGCCGCCCCGCAGTTGTTCCACAAGATCGGTCTCGACCGAATCTACGTCCTTGAACTCAAGGGTGTGGACGATGAACGGCTGCAGGAACGGGTCAACGAATTATCAAAACTGCCATGGGTCGAATACGCAGAACTCGACTACATCGGGCAGGTGACCGCCACGACCCCCAACGATGCACGGTTCTCCGATCAGTGGGCCCATAACAACACCGGCCAGTCCGGGGGGACCGTAGACGCCGACATGGACAGTGTCGAGGCCTGGGACCTCGGAACCGGCAACGCCTCGGGTGTGGTGGCCATCCTCGACACCGGCACGGACCTCGACCACCCGGATCTCGTCGCCAACCTCTTGGCCGGCTACGATTTCGTCAACGACGATCCGGACCCCGAAGACGATCACGGTCATGGCACGGGCACGGCGGGGATCGCCGCTGCTCGTGGAAACAACTCCATCAACGTCGCGGGTGTTTGCTGGAACTGCGCGATCATGCCGGTCAAGGTTTGTAATAGCTTCGGAAACTGCCCATCCGTCCACATCGCAGACGGGATGATCTACGCCGCCGACAACGGGGCCGACGCCATCAGTCTCTCTCTTGCGACTCGTTGGTCCCAGGCGCTGACCGACGCGACGAACTACGCGTTCGGTCTCGGCTCGCTGTGCTTCGCATCTTCGGGAAACTCCGGGGGCTACTTCGGCTGGGCGCCCGCAGCGATTTCGAGTTGCGTCTCGGTCGGTGGCTCGACCCACGAAGACGACTTCAGGTACAACTACGGAGATCACGCAGAGCTCGTCGCGCCGGAAGGTGTTCTCACGACATGGATCGGCGGTGGCGAGTTCGAGAGTTTTGGCGGGACCTCGGCCAGTTGTCCCCACGCGGCGGGATTGGCGGCGATGCTTCGAGCGACCGACCCGGATCTCCACGTTCGAGAACTCCGATACCTGCTTCGAATGGGCGCCGACGACCAGGTCGGAGATCCCGCCGAGGACACACCGGGTTGGGACCCCTTCATGGGCTATGGCCGGGCCAATTCTTTCGGATCGATGTCGATGATCGATGGCCCCTGGTTGGCCCTGGACCGACCGCATTACGTCTGTGGCGGAGACCTGACCGTCGCGCTCAAGGACGAGACAGCCGGAGCCACGGCGACGGTAACCCTCACCGGGAGCCTGGGAACCGATTCGGAGATGGTCCTCGTGACTCCGCTTACGTTGGACGGTTACTACGAGGGAACGATCCCGATCTCGTGGGCCGGTGTCGATGGTCCGGTGGTCCTGGGGGACGGCAAGCTTGACTTGGAGGATGGCGAGACCGTCATTGCGACACGCGGGTTGTTGACGGCCGATGCGTTCCTCGAGTGCTCCAAGCAGATCTGCCTCGCTGCCGTCTCGTCGCAGCCGATCGCGGGGGATTGTGACGGCGATCGGTCCGCCGACCCGGGCGAGACCTGGCAGATCGACGTGATCATCCGCAACCTGCAGACGGAGCGGTTCGGAGATGTCTCGATGGTGCTTGAGAGCACCGCACCCAGCGTGGTCGTTATCGACGACACCCATCTCTTTCCGAGCCTGGCGCCGGTGGATCGTTTTTCCCCTGCGTCGCAGCTAACCGGCATGATCGGTTCGTTCACGTTCCAGGTGTTGGACACGGCGGCCGCCGTCGGCACCACGCCCCTCCATTTCAACATCAGTGGCGAGGGTTGGGTCGCCGATGAAACCGGCTGCGCCGCGACGAATTTCCCGGCGGACCTCGAAATCCCGATGAATCGCGACGTCGGATCGCCGTTGATCACGTGGGACTTCGACGCCGGCAATAGCGCGGGCTGGACCCACTCGGTCGCAGCGAACACCAGTTTTCTCTCGCAATGCAATACGGCGGCCTGGGGCGACGATTGGGAAGATCTGCCGGTGACGGACAAAGCCCACTCGGGTAGCTACTCGATGCGTCTGGGCGATGGTCTCGTCTACGACGGCAATCAGGACGCCGGCCTGATGTCTTTGGCCTTTCCGCTTCCCGCCGGTGGCGCCGTACTCGGCTTCTGGATGTGGATGGATACGGAGTTCGCCGCACCGCCGGAGGCTCTGGACGGAATGATCGTCGAGGCCAAGCAGCGTCTCGATACAACCTGGAGCTACCTGCCGGATGCGACCTACAACGCCATCAATCTCTGGGATGATTGTGGGGTTTTCGGGGCGTTCCCCTTCGGAGGCACGGAACATGTCCGCATGTTCTCCGGAGAAGGAGGGCTAGAGCCGACCGTCGCCGGCGACACCTTCGACTACGAGCATTTCGTCGATCTCTCGGCGTTCGCGGGGATGCAGACCAACATCCGTTTCCGTCTGGGTGCCAACAATACCAACTTCGATTCGTCGCCGGGTGCGTGGGTCGATACGATCACGATCTATGACCCATATGCCGCCGACAGCTGGCCCGGAGTCAATCCGGACAATGCCAGTGGGTCCGACATCAGTTGTCCGACTTCGTTCGACCTTAGCTGGGATGCGGTTGCGGGCGCGGCCGACTACGCCGTCTACCGCTCCGAGGTCTCCTGCGAGGAGGCCCAGCAGTCCAGCACGCCGATCGCGACGCCGGCCGGAACGGCCTTCAGTGACACGACGATCGCCGCCGATGTTTCCTACTTCTACGCCATCGAGGCCCGTGAACCCGGAACGGGATGTGGGTCTGTTCGCTCCTGTGTCAGCGGGGGATGTGTCTGCCTGCTTGCCGGCGATGCGACGGGACTGGTCGTCGATCGGTCGGGCAACGACGTCATGCTCACCTGGCTGGACCCCGGGACTCCCGGTGTCAGCTGGAACGTCTATCGTGATCCCGCGCCGGATCCCGCGGGATGGGGAGGCCCCCATGCTTCGGGTCTCGCCGATGCCGATGGGGGGACCGCAGGGATCCAGTACGTGGATGTCGGCGGAGTCCTGGCGGGGAATCTCTCCCATTACCTGGTGACGGTGGTCAACGTCTGTGGGGAATCGCCCCTGCGGTGA
- the ctaD gene encoding cytochrome c oxidase subunit I, whose product MSTSEKTLGSPGTEVSGLHQDNYFNHSSGIMSWLFTLDHKRIGVMYLASILSAFFLGGMLALLVRTELLTPGKTIVDPDFYNQLFTLHGAVMIFLFIIPGIPAALGNLVLPLMLGAKDVAFPRLNLASWWMWITGALFSMTSMILGAVDTGWTFYTPYSTTTSTAVISMLTGVFILGFSSIFTGLNFIVTIHKLRPKVMTWFKMPLFLWGLYGTAVMQVLATPVLGITGLLLIAERAMGVGIFDPALGGDPVLFQHFFWFYSHPAVYIMILPAMGVISELISVFSRRHIFGYRFIAFSSIAIAILSFLVWGHHMFTGMSPLANMVFSLLTFSVSIPSAIKIFNWLATMYKGAIVLKTPMYYALAFLFLFTIGGLTGLFLGMLSVDIHLHDTYFVVAHFHYVMFGGTVIAFMGGLHYWWPKMFGRMYNEASAKLAFWLIVIGFNITFLSQFVMGSQGMPRRYYDYLDKYTIYHQISTVGSYIMAAGFFVSLFCLLHSLYRGRPAPANPWGANSLEWKTPSPPPHDNFKEIPEADNPYDFSRWEYDPAIDAYVHDSARS is encoded by the coding sequence ATGAGTACCTCAGAAAAAACACTGGGTTCTCCCGGCACCGAGGTGTCCGGACTGCACCAGGATAACTACTTCAACCACTCCAGCGGCATCATGTCGTGGCTCTTCACCCTCGACCACAAGCGGATCGGGGTGATGTACCTGGCCTCGATCCTCTCGGCATTCTTCCTGGGGGGCATGCTGGCCCTTCTGGTTCGTACCGAGCTACTGACCCCCGGCAAGACCATCGTCGATCCGGACTTCTACAACCAGCTGTTTACGCTTCACGGCGCGGTGATGATCTTCCTGTTCATCATCCCCGGTATCCCCGCCGCCCTGGGCAATCTGGTCCTCCCGTTGATGCTGGGTGCCAAGGATGTGGCGTTCCCGCGACTGAACCTTGCCAGCTGGTGGATGTGGATTACCGGCGCTCTGTTCTCGATGACCTCGATGATTCTCGGCGCCGTCGATACGGGCTGGACGTTCTACACGCCATACAGCACCACGACGAGCACGGCGGTCATCTCGATGTTGACCGGTGTGTTTATCCTCGGCTTCAGTTCGATCTTCACCGGACTGAACTTCATCGTCACGATTCACAAGCTACGACCGAAGGTCATGACCTGGTTCAAGATGCCGCTCTTCCTGTGGGGTCTCTACGGAACGGCGGTCATGCAGGTCCTGGCTACACCGGTCCTCGGCATCACCGGGCTCCTGCTAATCGCGGAGCGCGCGATGGGTGTGGGGATCTTCGATCCCGCCCTGGGTGGGGACCCGGTGCTGTTCCAGCACTTCTTCTGGTTCTACTCCCATCCGGCGGTCTACATCATGATCCTGCCGGCGATGGGCGTGATCAGCGAGCTGATCTCGGTCTTCAGCCGCCGGCATATCTTCGGTTACAGGTTCATCGCCTTCAGTAGCATCGCCATCGCGATCCTCAGCTTCCTGGTCTGGGGCCACCACATGTTCACGGGCATGTCGCCGCTGGCCAACATGGTCTTCAGCCTACTGACCTTCAGCGTCTCGATCCCGTCGGCGATCAAGATCTTCAACTGGCTTGCCACCATGTACAAGGGCGCCATCGTCCTGAAGACGCCGATGTACTACGCGTTGGCGTTCCTGTTTCTGTTTACGATCGGTGGGCTGACCGGGTTGTTCCTGGGGATGCTGTCGGTGGATATCCATCTTCACGACACCTACTTCGTAGTGGCCCACTTCCATTACGTCATGTTCGGTGGCACGGTCATCGCGTTCATGGGTGGCCTGCACTACTGGTGGCCCAAGATGTTCGGCCGCATGTACAACGAGGCCTCGGCCAAGTTGGCGTTCTGGCTGATCGTCATCGGTTTCAACATCACCTTCCTCAGCCAGTTCGTGATGGGGAGCCAGGGGATGCCACGCCGGTATTACGATTATCTCGACAAGTACACGATCTACCATCAGATCTCGACCGTCGGTTCGTACATCATGGCCGCCGGTTTCTTCGTCTCCCTGTTCTGCCTGTTGCACTCGCTCTATCGCGGGCGACCGGCGCCGGCCAACCCCTGGGGTGCCAACTCGCTGGAGTGGAAGACGCCGTCGCCGCCGCCCCACGACAATTTCAAAGAGATTCCCGAGGCCGACAATCCCTACGACTTCTCTCGCTGGGAGTACGACCCCGCGATTGACGCATACGTTCACGATTCGGCACGTAGCTAG
- a CDS encoding cytochrome c oxidase subunit 3, whose translation MTRGPSILRPGGDRSEIVPGARILGIGVFLASISMLFLAVIVAYVVVRHKAPNWPPLDAPALPKVLWLSTLSLIGVSVFLHRALATVRRGVAKALMPQVGFAAFFATIFLLSQGAAWLYFMQNDTTFERHLFAFTFYMLTGLHGLHILGGMIGFVVLFVRVWQGEFSWANTGSLRYHAIYWDYLLVVWVVLYGILLLDR comes from the coding sequence GTGACCCGGGGTCCATCGATCCTGAGACCCGGGGGCGATCGTTCCGAAATCGTCCCGGGCGCCAGGATCCTCGGGATCGGCGTCTTCCTGGCATCGATCTCGATGCTGTTCCTTGCGGTGATCGTGGCCTACGTGGTGGTCCGTCATAAGGCTCCGAACTGGCCGCCGCTGGACGCACCCGCTCTTCCCAAGGTGTTGTGGCTGAGCACGCTGTCTCTGATCGGCGTCAGCGTCTTCCTGCATCGTGCGCTGGCCACGGTCCGGCGCGGCGTCGCCAAGGCCCTCATGCCGCAGGTCGGGTTTGCCGCGTTCTTTGCCACGATCTTCCTGCTCAGTCAGGGAGCCGCCTGGCTCTACTTCATGCAGAACGATACGACCTTCGAGCGGCATCTGTTCGCGTTTACGTTCTACATGTTGACGGGTCTCCACGGGCTCCACATCCTGGGCGGAATGATCGGCTTCGTGGTTCTCTTTGTGCGGGTCTGGCAGGGCGAGTTCAGCTGGGCCAATACGGGCAGCCTGCGTTATCACGCGATCTACTGGGACTATCTGCTGGTGGTCTGGGTGGTGCTCTACGGGATCCTGTTGCTGGATCGCTAG